From Aquificaceae bacterium:
TAAAGATAATAGGTGGAGAAAGTTTTGCAATAAGCATTATACTATTTAACATCATGTATGTGCCCTTTGCGAGGAAGTATAGACCTAAGCGTTTCTCTGAGGTGGCAGGACAAGATGTGGCAGTGCGTGTGCTAAAAAATGCAGTAAGACTCAACAAGGTCTCCCATGCTTATCTTTTTGCAGGTCCAAGAGGAACGGGGAAGACCACCCTTGCAAGGATACTAACAAGGGCTTTAAACTGCCTTCAACCAGAGGAGGGTGAACCCTGTGGAAGATGTGAAAACTGCCTTTCCATAGATAGGGGCAACTTTCCAGACCTTATTGAGATAGACGCTGCTTCCAACAGGGGTATAGACGATATAAGAGCTATAAGGGATGCGGTCTCTTACGCACCCATAAAGGGTAAATACAAGGTATACATCCTTGACGAAGCCCATATGCTTACAAAAGAGGCTTTTAACGCCCTTTTAAAGACCCTTGAAGAACCTCCTCCAAGAACTGTTTTTGTGCTTTGCACCACAGAATACGAAAAGATAATGCCCACCATACTCTCAAGATGCCAAAGGATAATCTTCACAAAGCTAAGGGAGGAGGAAATAGTAGGGTATCTAAAGACTATATGCGAAAAAGAGGGTGTTGAGTGTGAAGAGAAGGCTCTTATAACCATAGCCAGACTTAGTGATGGTGGTATGAGGGATGCGGTCTCTTTGCTTGACCAAGCAAGCACCTACGGTGAAGGCAAGGTAAACTCTGAGGTTCTTGAGGAGTTTTTGGGTATAGTATCTCAAGAGAGGGTAAGGGATTTTCTTAAACTCCTCTTAAACTCTGAAACAGACCAAGCCCTTGCCTTTATAAGAGATATAAGCCAGAGAGGTTTTAATCTCACAAGATTTTGGGACTCTCTTGAAGAGGAGATAAGAAACCTAATACTCTACAAAAGCCTAAAGAACCCAGAAAAGGTTATGAGGGTAGAAGACTTCCACAAGAGCTTTACGGACACACCATTAAATGCCCTGCTCTATTTAGAAAAGGTAGTCAACATGGCAAGGCTTGATGCAAGGAGCAGGGACTTTCTTAGAGCCTGTGAGCTTGCCATAATAAAGACACAGATAATCAAAGACATTCTTCCTATCGGAGAGCTTATAAGGTATATGTCCTCTGAAAGACCCGTAGAACCTATACAAAAGGAGCAAACTAAACAAGAAGCAGAGCAAGAAGACCCTTTTAAACCTCTTGAGGGTAAGTTGGACATCCTTTTAATGGAGGCACTCAAAAGGTCAAAGTATGAGGTCAAGGAAGACAAGTTTGTCTTTTTTGTAAGAAAGGGAGACCTAACAGAACAGGATATGCAAAAGATAAAGGCTTTGAACCCTAAGATTGACTTCGTGGTAGAGGAAAAGGAGGAGGAAGGCGGTCTGCCACCCTTTGTGGAGAAGGTAAAGGACATATTTGGTGCAAAGATAGTTAGCCATGAGCAAAGAGGTAAAGGCAAGGGTTCTTCTGGTAAAAGTTCCTAAGGAAAAGATAGGTCTTTTTACAGCCCTCATAGACGGGTCTGGCAGGTATGCCATAGTAAGGACAAGGGAAAAATCCTCAGAGGAGGTTTATCTTATAGCCACGCCAGACACCTTTTCTGGACTTTTAGAGGTTCTTGAGGGGGTCAGGTCTTTCCTTCCCGAGCTTTATCTTGTGGGTGAGGTAGAAAGCATAGATGTGGGATAAAAAAAGAGCATACAGGTTTATAGTCCTTATGGGGGTAGTTAGTCTCTTTGCGGACTTTACCTACGAGGGTGCAAAGGGTATTATAGGTCCTTACCTTGCCTTTCTCGGAGCTTCCGCTCTTTGGGTTAGCCTTGTGTCTGGTCTGGCAGAGCTTCTGGGATACTGGGTTAGGCTTCTCTCTGGCTTTTTTTCTGACAAGCTTAAGAGCTACTGGGCTTTTACCCTAAGTGGGTATGCCCTAAACCTTTTTGCGGTTCCTCTTCTCTCTCTTGCAAGCAGTTGGCAGACCGCAAGCCTTCTTTTGTTTCTTGAGAGGACGGGAAAGGGACTAAGGACTCCTTCAAGGGATGCTCTTCTTTCAAAGGCTACTCAGGTAGTGGGTCATGGAAAAGGTTTTGGTCTTCATGAGTTTCTTGACCAGATTGGTGCGGTTCTTGGTCCTTCTGTGGTTGCCCTTGTGCTTTATCTTGGTTTTGGTTATAGGCTTGCCTTTGCAGTGCTTTTTGTGCCTGCGGTCTTTGCCATGCTCTTTCTCTTGCTGGCAAAAGGCTTGGAAGTAAAGGACTTACAAAAGGAAAGACGAGGGTCAGAGGCTTCTCTTAGCAAAGTTTTCTATCTATATCTTATTGCTTCCTGCCTTGTTTCTCTTGGCTTTTTGCAGTTTCCACTTATAGGTTTTCATCTAACTCAAAAACTAAACTTTGAGGGTTGGCAGGTAGCCCTCTTCTTTGCACTTGCCATGGGGGTGGATGCCCTGTCCGCACTTCTTTTTGGCGTTCTTTACGATAGGGTTGGTTTTATATCCTTGATTGCTGGACTTTCTATTGGTATGTTTTCTACCCTCTTTCTCCTTCTTATAAGCCAGCCACTTTTGGCGGTGGTCTTCTGGGGTATAAGCCTTGGAGTTCAAGAGTCCATAATGAGGTCTGCGGTTGCCAAGCTCTCCTCAGAAGACGCAAGAGGAAAGGCTTATGGTCTTTTCCACTTCTTTATGGGGCTTTCTGCCTTCTTAGGTGGTGCTCTAATGGGTCTGCTTTACCAGTATTCTCTTCCTTTTCTCATAGTTTACTCTGTAGGGCTACATCTTTTAGCTATTGGACTTCTTCTTGCTGTCGTAAAATATAAAGCCCAATGACTAAGGAAGACCTTCCTGAAGTGCTTGAGATAATGAAAAGGGAGTTTCCAAAGTGGCATGCACCAATAGTAAAACTCATAGCACAAAAGAGGAAAGACCCTCTTAGTGCACTTCTTTGTGCTCTTCTTTCCACAAGGACAAGAGACGAA
This genomic window contains:
- the dnaX gene encoding DNA polymerase III subunit gamma/tau — protein: KIIGGESFAISIILFNIMYVPFARKYRPKRFSEVAGQDVAVRVLKNAVRLNKVSHAYLFAGPRGTGKTTLARILTRALNCLQPEEGEPCGRCENCLSIDRGNFPDLIEIDAASNRGIDDIRAIRDAVSYAPIKGKYKVYILDEAHMLTKEAFNALLKTLEEPPPRTVFVLCTTEYEKIMPTILSRCQRIIFTKLREEEIVGYLKTICEKEGVECEEKALITIARLSDGGMRDAVSLLDQASTYGEGKVNSEVLEEFLGIVSQERVRDFLKLLLNSETDQALAFIRDISQRGFNLTRFWDSLEEEIRNLILYKSLKNPEKVMRVEDFHKSFTDTPLNALLYLEKVVNMARLDARSRDFLRACELAIIKTQIIKDILPIGELIRYMSSERPVEPIQKEQTKQEAEQEDPFKPLEGKLDILLMEALKRSKYEVKEDKFVFFVRKGDLTEQDMQKIKALNPKIDFVVEEKEEEGGLPPFVEKVKDIFGAKIVSHEQRGKGKGSSGKSS
- a CDS encoding MFS transporter codes for the protein MWDKKRAYRFIVLMGVVSLFADFTYEGAKGIIGPYLAFLGASALWVSLVSGLAELLGYWVRLLSGFFSDKLKSYWAFTLSGYALNLFAVPLLSLASSWQTASLLLFLERTGKGLRTPSRDALLSKATQVVGHGKGFGLHEFLDQIGAVLGPSVVALVLYLGFGYRLAFAVLFVPAVFAMLFLLLAKGLEVKDLQKERRGSEASLSKVFYLYLIASCLVSLGFLQFPLIGFHLTQKLNFEGWQVALFFALAMGVDALSALLFGVLYDRVGFISLIAGLSIGMFSTLFLLLISQPLLAVVFWGISLGVQESIMRSAVAKLSSEDARGKAYGLFHFFMGLSAFLGGALMGLLYQYSLPFLIVYSVGLHLLAIGLLLAVVKYKAQ